In Meiothermus ruber DSM 1279, the following proteins share a genomic window:
- a CDS encoding carbohydrate ABC transporter permease, which translates to MRWFNNKDTLYGFLVILPSLLLLGIFVYGFIFQTFYTSLTDWGKDPAQALSANPQIRFIGFENYRELFTGLVDSRFRQDLVNTFFFTVFFILGCLSVGLGLAIVLDRSPRGEGFFRTIFLFPMSLSFIVTGTIWRWMLQPEGGVNQLPTLVGLPKGEFAWLTSREQIWQVSWNDLPFITALVVSAVLIFIAITAFRGGERRRGYIASGSAALLLLWAFTLGRSLQPLPYDEPHGFNLAFIGIILAAVWQMSGYTMALYLAGLRGIPEELREAARVDGASEWQLYQRVIFPLLAPITLSAMIILGHISLKIFDLIFAMAGADNAPTDVPALLMYLTTFRANQIAKGAAIGMILLLLVAAVIVPYLYSQLKSEVRR; encoded by the coding sequence ATGCGCTGGTTCAACAACAAAGATACCCTGTACGGCTTCCTGGTCATCCTGCCCTCGCTGCTGCTGCTGGGCATTTTCGTGTACGGTTTTATTTTTCAAACCTTCTATACCTCCCTCACCGACTGGGGCAAAGACCCAGCCCAGGCCCTCTCGGCCAACCCGCAGATTCGCTTCATCGGCTTTGAAAACTACCGCGAACTCTTTACGGGTCTGGTGGATTCCCGCTTCCGCCAGGACTTGGTCAACACCTTTTTCTTCACGGTGTTTTTTATCCTGGGCTGCCTGAGCGTGGGCCTGGGGCTGGCCATCGTGCTCGACCGAAGCCCCCGGGGCGAGGGGTTTTTCCGCACCATTTTTTTGTTTCCCATGTCGCTCTCGTTCATCGTAACCGGCACCATCTGGCGCTGGATGCTACAGCCCGAAGGCGGCGTTAACCAGCTCCCCACCCTGGTGGGGCTGCCCAAGGGCGAGTTTGCCTGGCTGACCAGCCGCGAGCAAATCTGGCAGGTGAGCTGGAACGACCTGCCCTTCATCACCGCCCTGGTGGTGAGCGCCGTGCTGATTTTTATCGCCATTACAGCCTTTAGAGGGGGTGAGCGGCGGCGGGGTTACATCGCCTCCGGCTCGGCAGCCCTGCTGCTCTTGTGGGCCTTCACCCTGGGCCGTAGCCTGCAACCCCTCCCCTACGACGAACCCCACGGCTTCAACCTGGCCTTTATCGGCATCATTCTGGCCGCGGTCTGGCAGATGTCGGGCTACACCATGGCCCTCTACCTGGCCGGGCTGCGCGGCATCCCCGAGGAGCTGCGCGAGGCCGCGCGGGTGGACGGGGCCTCGGAGTGGCAGCTCTACCAGCGCGTGATCTTCCCGCTGCTGGCCCCCATCACCCTCTCGGCCATGATTATCCTGGGCCATATCTCGCTCAAAATCTTCGACCTGATCTTTGCCATGGCTGGGGCCGACAACGCCCCCACCGACGTGCCAGCCCTGCTCATGTACCTGACCACCTTCCGGGCCAACCAGATAGCTAAAGGCGCGGCCATCGGCATGATTCTGCTATTGCTGGTAGCCGCCGTGATTGTGCCCTACCTGTACAGCCAGCTCAAAAGCGAGGTGCGGCGATGA
- a CDS encoding ABC transporter substrate-binding protein, which produces MKKLFLTLAALALGTAGLAQSGKLEIFSWWAGDEGPALQALIDLYKKRYPNVEVINATVTGGSGVNARAVLKTRMLGGDPPDSFQVHAGQELIGTWVVADRMEDLTPLFNQEGWMTKFPKGLIDLLSYKGKIYSVPVNIHRSNVMWYVPAKLREWGVQPPKTWAEFLTVCQTLKSKGLEAPLALGENWTQQHLWESVALGVLGATDYANLWTGKLRFNDPKAVAVWNTFGRVLDCANKDASGLSWQQAIDRVLEGRAAFNIMGDWAAGYMTTTKGLKPGEGFGWAPAPGTAGVFMMLSDSFGLPKGVKNRTNVLNWLRLLGSKEGQDTFNPLKGSIAARTDSDPSKYNAYLQSAMRDWKSNRIVGSLVHGAVAPESFMSQFGTVMEIYLSSRNAQAAANAAQAIATQVRLGQ; this is translated from the coding sequence ATGAAGAAGCTGTTCCTAACCCTGGCAGCCCTGGCCCTCGGCACCGCGGGGCTGGCCCAATCGGGAAAGCTGGAGATCTTTTCCTGGTGGGCCGGCGACGAAGGCCCCGCCCTGCAAGCCCTGATTGACCTGTACAAGAAGCGCTACCCCAACGTAGAGGTCATCAACGCCACCGTCACCGGCGGCTCCGGCGTGAATGCCCGGGCCGTGCTCAAGACCCGTATGCTGGGCGGCGACCCCCCCGATAGCTTCCAGGTGCATGCCGGGCAGGAGCTGATCGGCACCTGGGTGGTGGCCGACCGCATGGAAGACCTGACCCCCCTGTTCAACCAGGAGGGCTGGATGACCAAGTTCCCCAAGGGGCTCATTGACCTGCTCTCCTACAAGGGCAAGATCTACAGCGTGCCGGTCAACATCCACCGCTCCAACGTGATGTGGTACGTTCCGGCCAAGCTGCGCGAATGGGGGGTGCAGCCGCCCAAAACCTGGGCCGAGTTCCTGACCGTCTGCCAGACCCTGAAGAGCAAGGGCCTCGAGGCCCCCCTGGCCCTGGGCGAGAACTGGACGCAACAACACCTGTGGGAGTCGGTGGCCCTGGGCGTGCTGGGCGCCACCGACTACGCCAACCTCTGGACCGGTAAGCTGCGCTTCAACGACCCCAAAGCAGTGGCGGTGTGGAACACCTTTGGCCGGGTGCTGGACTGCGCCAACAAGGACGCCTCGGGCCTGAGCTGGCAGCAAGCCATAGACCGGGTGCTCGAGGGCCGGGCCGCCTTCAACATCATGGGCGACTGGGCCGCCGGCTACATGACCACCACCAAGGGCCTCAAACCCGGTGAAGGTTTCGGCTGGGCCCCCGCCCCCGGCACCGCTGGCGTGTTTATGATGCTCTCCGACTCCTTCGGCCTGCCCAAAGGCGTAAAGAACCGCACCAACGTGCTCAACTGGCTGCGGCTTTTGGGCTCTAAAGAAGGCCAGGACACCTTCAACCCGCTCAAGGGCTCCATTGCCGCCCGCACCGACTCCGACCCCAGCAAATACAACGCCTACCTGCAGTCGGCCATGCGCGACTGGAAGTCCAACCGCATCGTAGGCTCGCTGGTGCACGGCGCGGTGGCCCCCGAGTCCTTCATGAGCCAGTTTGGCACCGTAATGGAAATCTACCTCTCGAGCCGCAACGCCCAGGCCGCGGCCAACGCCGCCCAGGCCATCGCCACCCAGGTGCGTCTGGGTCAGTAA
- a CDS encoding ROK family transcriptional regulator: MARTTPLDQQAIKRLNRRLILEALRRHGPQSRAALARAVGLTKSTVSTLVQEMLEEGLLDEGSRHKPGLGRPGTALEFSPRHTLALGVELGVENTQLVLLDLNNTIHDKWDWVESPHTPLAERLTKLAEQVQSRLSDPTRLLGIGLAVPGVVNGRRLLYAPGPGWHNEQPAEMLEALLKVPTLVDNDANAAALGETFWGEQQSPLVYVLMTTGLGTGLVVDGQVYRGRLGAAGELGHWLTGQPHSRSRAGDVEGTLSLRAMVERYQAASNRKEGFWGILQRAEHQDPYALQALQNLAYELGRFVVNLCVAFDPAVVVLGGAGAEAWKWLEAPLRQTIHNLAFIPEHAEIPVKPSAFGHLAPAMGAAALVLQRFLANGGTGEWSPPISPLGTRSTIGV, translated from the coding sequence ATGGCCCGCACCACCCCCCTTGACCAGCAAGCCATCAAGCGGCTCAACCGCCGCCTGATCCTGGAGGCCCTGCGCCGCCATGGCCCACAAAGCCGGGCCGCGCTGGCCCGGGCGGTGGGTCTTACCAAGAGCACGGTCTCCACGCTGGTGCAGGAGATGCTGGAGGAGGGCTTGCTGGACGAAGGCAGCCGCCACAAGCCGGGCCTGGGCCGCCCAGGCACCGCGCTCGAGTTCTCTCCCCGGCACACCCTGGCCCTGGGGGTCGAGCTGGGCGTGGAAAACACGCAGCTTGTGCTGCTCGACCTGAACAACACCATCCACGACAAATGGGACTGGGTTGAAAGCCCCCACACCCCGCTGGCCGAGCGGCTAACCAAGCTGGCCGAACAGGTGCAAAGCCGGCTTTCCGACCCCACCCGGCTGCTGGGGATCGGGCTGGCCGTCCCAGGGGTGGTTAACGGTCGCAGACTGCTTTATGCACCAGGCCCCGGCTGGCACAACGAGCAGCCCGCAGAGATGCTCGAGGCCCTGCTCAAAGTACCCACCCTGGTAGACAACGATGCCAACGCCGCCGCCCTGGGCGAAACCTTCTGGGGCGAGCAGCAAAGCCCCCTGGTCTACGTGCTCATGACCACCGGCCTGGGCACCGGCCTGGTGGTGGACGGCCAGGTCTACCGGGGCCGGCTGGGGGCCGCCGGTGAGCTGGGCCACTGGCTCACCGGCCAGCCCCACAGCCGCAGCCGGGCTGGGGACGTGGAGGGAACCCTATCGCTGCGGGCCATGGTGGAGCGCTACCAGGCCGCCAGCAACCGCAAAGAAGGCTTCTGGGGTATCCTGCAGCGGGCCGAGCACCAAGACCCCTACGCCCTGCAGGCCCTGCAAAACCTGGCCTACGAACTGGGGCGCTTTGTGGTCAACCTGTGCGTCGCCTTCGACCCAGCGGTGGTGGTGCTGGGCGGGGCCGGGGCCGAGGCCTGGAAGTGGCTCGAGGCCCCCCTGCGCCAGACCATTCACAACCTGGCTTTTATCCCCGAACACGCCGAAATACCCGTAAAGCCCAGCGCGTTCGGACATCTGGCTCCGGCTATGGGCGCTGCGGCCCTGGTGCTGCAGCGCTTTTTAGCAAATGGTGGAACCGGGGAGTGGAGCCCGCCAATCTCCCCCCTGGGAACCCGGTCAACCATTGGCGTATAG
- the dtd gene encoding D-aminoacyl-tRNA deacylase, which translates to MRAVVQRVSQASVEVDGHIVGQIGRGLLVLLGVGQHDTLEDAAYLARKIAGLRVFADAEGKMNLALADVGGGVLVVSQFTLYGDTRRGNRPSFVEAAPPAVGRRLYEQFCDLLAGQGLPVETGVFQAHMQVHLINDGPVTLWLDSAERLSPRRT; encoded by the coding sequence GTGCGTGCGGTGGTTCAGCGGGTTTCCCAGGCCAGTGTAGAGGTAGACGGCCATATCGTCGGGCAGATTGGGCGGGGGCTGTTGGTGCTGCTGGGGGTCGGTCAGCACGACACCCTCGAGGATGCCGCCTACCTGGCCCGCAAAATTGCTGGTTTGCGAGTCTTTGCCGATGCCGAAGGCAAGATGAACCTGGCGCTGGCCGATGTGGGGGGCGGGGTGCTGGTGGTCTCGCAGTTCACCCTCTATGGCGATACCCGCAGGGGCAACCGGCCCAGCTTTGTAGAAGCAGCACCGCCAGCGGTGGGCCGGCGCCTGTACGAGCAGTTTTGCGATTTACTAGCTGGGCAGGGCTTGCCGGTTGAAACCGGGGTCTTCCAGGCCCATATGCAGGTGCACCTGATCAACGACGGCCCGGTCACCCTGTGGCTCGACTCTGCCGAGCGGCTTTCACCCCGGCGGACTTGA
- a CDS encoding DegV family protein yields the protein MERTAFVADSTLGLSPQEALERGIYLVPQQVILEGQSYRDYLEMTPDQVIQAQLAGKKVSTSQVSAADLEALYKALLEKFDRIVSVHVSSKLSGTYSTARKVAEQFGNRVKVIDGLTLNGGLSFVIEEVRRKLAAGVPWDRLEEAIAPLVQRIRGFVLPATLEYLHRGGRIGGLQHFIGSLLKLLPVLEVRDGLVRPLERARGWHRGLQQLAEAFHKAFPEGARVVLAHAYNPQGAEELRRLISQEGVIVEDVRACGPAVAAHTGPGTVALFAAPR from the coding sequence ATGGAACGCACCGCCTTCGTGGCCGACTCGACCCTGGGCCTTTCACCGCAAGAAGCCCTCGAGCGAGGCATCTACCTGGTTCCCCAGCAGGTCATCCTCGAGGGCCAGAGCTACCGCGACTACCTCGAGATGACCCCCGACCAGGTAATCCAGGCCCAGCTCGCGGGCAAGAAGGTAAGCACCAGCCAGGTTTCGGCAGCCGATCTGGAAGCTTTGTATAAAGCTTTGCTCGAGAAATTCGACCGCATCGTCTCGGTGCACGTCTCCAGCAAGCTCTCGGGCACCTATTCGACCGCCCGCAAGGTGGCCGAACAATTTGGCAACCGCGTCAAGGTGATTGACGGCCTGACCCTGAACGGCGGGCTTTCTTTTGTGATCGAGGAAGTGCGGCGCAAGCTGGCCGCGGGGGTGCCCTGGGATCGGCTGGAAGAGGCCATCGCGCCGCTGGTGCAGCGCATACGCGGCTTCGTGCTGCCGGCCACGCTGGAGTACCTGCACCGGGGCGGGCGCATCGGCGGACTGCAGCATTTCATCGGCTCGCTTTTGAAGCTGCTGCCGGTGCTGGAGGTTCGGGACGGGCTGGTGCGGCCCCTTGAGCGGGCCCGGGGCTGGCACAGGGGTTTGCAGCAGCTTGCCGAGGCCTTCCACAAAGCCTTCCCCGAAGGAGCCCGGGTGGTGCTGGCCCACGCCTACAACCCCCAGGGGGCCGAGGAGTTGCGCAGGCTAATCAGCCAGGAAGGCGTGATCGTCGAGGACGTGCGCGCGTGCGGCCCGGCGGTGGCGGCTCATACCGGCCCCGGCACGGTGGCGTTGTTTGCAGCCCCCCGCTAA
- a CDS encoding DegV family protein — MKIAIVTDSTSDLQSRAAEMGVEIVPLYVNFKGKIHKDWVEITPSDIFEGVKAGAGMPSTSQPSPTDFKLAYERALQKADHVLSIHISSKLSGTVQSAQLASQEFPGKVTIFDTQAASMGIGMMVERAKELLDQGADLGQVLVELERIRADHTVRFTLATLDYLKKNGRIGGAQALLGSLLGIKPILTLKDGRVEAAGRARGEKKALAEMVEALKSWAAGRQKIRIYYLYNAEESDLAAFKAAVQAAGLPLEERLTTSIGGVISTHTGPGVYGFYAYSL; from the coding sequence ATGAAAATAGCCATCGTAACCGACTCGACCTCCGACCTACAGAGCCGCGCCGCCGAGATGGGCGTCGAAATAGTGCCTCTATACGTCAACTTCAAGGGCAAAATCCACAAGGACTGGGTTGAGATTACCCCCAGCGATATCTTCGAAGGGGTTAAGGCCGGGGCCGGAATGCCCAGCACCAGCCAGCCCTCCCCCACCGACTTCAAGCTGGCCTACGAGCGGGCCTTGCAGAAAGCCGATCACGTGCTCTCGATTCACATCTCCTCCAAACTTTCCGGCACCGTGCAGTCGGCCCAGCTCGCCAGCCAGGAGTTTCCGGGCAAGGTGACCATCTTCGATACCCAGGCCGCCAGCATGGGCATTGGGATGATGGTCGAGCGGGCCAAGGAGCTGCTCGACCAGGGGGCCGACCTGGGGCAGGTCTTGGTGGAGCTCGAGCGCATCCGCGCCGACCACACGGTGCGCTTTACCCTGGCTACCCTGGACTACCTCAAGAAAAACGGGCGCATCGGCGGGGCCCAGGCCCTGCTGGGCAGCCTATTGGGCATCAAGCCGATCCTGACTCTGAAAGATGGGCGGGTAGAGGCCGCAGGCCGGGCCCGGGGTGAGAAGAAAGCCCTGGCCGAGATGGTCGAAGCCCTCAAAAGCTGGGCTGCAGGCCGCCAGAAAATCCGCATCTACTACCTCTACAACGCCGAAGAAAGCGACCTGGCCGCCTTCAAGGCCGCCGTGCAGGCCGCCGGGCTGCCCCTGGAGGAACGCCTCACTACCAGCATCGGCGGGGTGATCTCGACCCATACCGGGCCGGGGGTGTACGGGTTCTATGCCTACAGCCTCTAG